The proteins below come from a single Vidua chalybeata isolate OUT-0048 chromosome 1, bVidCha1 merged haplotype, whole genome shotgun sequence genomic window:
- the ZNF438 gene encoding zinc finger protein 438 isoform X5: MQVAAHKGTFSLLAVPCVAPALTQQVQQSTVAPSENLKLPIPRYQSVRNKLLSDKKPAQISGLSARDKIPTKALVSSQTSPMTALPEDCPEAHSSSDSAEQGMIADCESAEIGVAPLVNKSNCVESRSLLMKKTEIASNIISGPSVVEDSLSKPASTTNPTKLSLHSVKTASETTRELLLTSEKLQEKPTNSANPVAVLSPAVFGSTVQMTPSAPKGKLPILPYSRMKTSVFYKSKQNINVMDIPGHSLKFECEKIPSLMKAKAFDKQLGVSFTQVPKQSIQENTFSPSSKVDDVDNLKKLSSATSKRRGRKKRAPEDLLAFQAKRRKCIINKFREGRERAKVDIQTPEDNKAEAVKKYRSIRPKPMVVVQAFAPLTPAAIVETPSREQDLFLNGSLTNKCLSSKHSDATSAKSSDLSRDTCSATSKPLHRCHVCNHTFQFKHHLQDHMNTHTSRRPYSCRICRKAYIHSGSLSTHMKLHHNEGKSKKLVCCEFCAKVFGHAKVYFGHLREVHRVVISTEPYTSEQQVQDTLKKRDRNIKEAEEAAERGNKCSFEDLFHNPGGVKLQVKCGRCQFIAESFGEMKFHLLCCHGEEIQGRVKEGVFQGSRGTKGKLVKHTTHVWKQHNERRHLAKCSARQEELYNVPKPKRQMYFHHQNNVNIVPKSEPTQSGSSEASKEMQNVGFGTPRKKIEFWSKAGYNCILCKQLFGRKEDLCNHWLNHHNCEDPSTLWTIFTLVSKQGIIELSDNGEY; the protein is encoded by the exons ATGCAGGTGGCTGCTCACAAGGGCACATTTTCCCTGTTGGCTGTGCCGTGTGTTGCGCCTGCCCTAACACAACAAGTTCAGCAGTCGACTGTGGCTCCCTCTGAAAACCTAAAGCTGCCCATCCCCAGGTACCAATCTGTAAGAAATAAGTTGCTGAGTGAcaaaaaaccagcacaaatCTCTGGTTTGAGTGCACGTGACAAGATTCCTACCAAAGCACTGGTCTCATCACAGACTTCCCCCATGACTGCTCTACCTGAAGACTGTCCTGAAGCTCATTCCAGTTCAGATTCAGCTGAGCAAGGGATGATAGCAGACTGTGAATCAGCTGAAATTGGAGTTGCCCCATtagtaaataaaagcaattgtGTGGAATCTAGATCTCTTTTAATGAAGAAGACTGAAATTGCTAGCAATATTATTTCTGGACCATCTGTAGTTGAAGACTCTCTATCCAAGCCAGCAAGTACAACTAATCCCACAAAACTAAGTCTACACTCTGTGAAGACAGCATCGGAAACCACAAGAGAGTTACTCCTGACATCTGAGAAACTAcaggaaaaacccacaaattcTGCAAATCCTGTTGCTGTCTTGTCACCAGCAGTTTTTGGTAGTACAGTTCAGATGACTCCATCAGCACCAAAAGGAAAACTCCCTATTTTGCCTTACTCCAGAATGAAAACTTCAGTGTTCTATAAATCTAAGCAGAATATTAATGTTATGGATATACCTGGTCATTCACTAAAATTTGAATGTGAAAAGATACCATCTTTGATGAAAGCCAAAGCCTTTGATAAGCAATTAGGTGTATCATTTACACAAGTCCCCAAACAATCCATTCAAGAAAATACCTTCTCTCCATCCAGCAAAGTAGATGATGTCGACAATCTTAAAAAATTGAGCAGTGCAACCTCTAAaagaagaggcaggaaaaaaagagcccCAGAAGATTTATTGGCTTTTCAGGCCAAGCGAAGGAAATGCATCATTAATAAGTttagagaaggaagagagagggCAAAGGTTGATATTCAGACACCTGAAGACAATAAAGCAGAAGCAGTAAAAAAATACCGCAGTATCAGACCAAAACCAATGGTAGTTGTGCAGGCATTCGCACCGCTGACTCCTGCAGCAATTGTAGAGACGCCGTCTCGTGAGCaagacttatttttaaatggttcaCTCACCAATAAATGTTTAAGTTCCAAGCACAGTGATGCTACATCAGCTAAATCAAGTGATCTAAGTAGAGATACGTGTTCAGCCACCTCTAAGCCGCTGCACAGATGTCATGTTTGTAACCATACGTTCCAGTTCAAGCACCATCTCCAGGACCACATGAACACACACACGAGCAGGCGGCCCTACAGCTGCAGGATCTGCAGGAAGGCATATATCCATTCTGGGAGCCTGAGCACCCATATGAAGCTTCATCACAATGAAGGCAAATCCAAAAAGCTGGTGTGCTGTGAATTCTGTGCTAAAGTTTTTGGCCATGCGAAAGTGTACTTTGGCCACCTCAGAGAAGTCCACAGGGTTGTTATCAGCACAGAGCCCTACACTAGCGAGCAACAGGTGCAAGATACTTTAAAGAAGAGAGACAGGAATATAAAAGAGGCAGAAGAAGCTGCAGAGAG gGGAAATAAGTGCAGTTTTGAGGACCTGTTCCATAACCCAGGAGGAGTGAAATTACAGGTCAAATGTGGTCGATGCCAGTTTATTGCAGAGTCTTTTGGTGAAATGAAGTTTCACTTACTGTGCTGTCACGGAGAAGAGATTCAGGGAAGAGTCAAGGAAGGGGTTTTTCAAGGAAGCAGAGGAACAAAGGGGAAACTGGTCAAACATACAACCCATGTGTGGAAACAGCACAATGAGAGAAGACATTTAGCAAAGTGCAGTGCCCGTCAGGAGGAGCTGTATAATGTTCCAAAACCAAAGAGACAGATGTACTTCCACCATCAAAATAATGTCAATATTGTACCAAAAAGTGAACCAACCCAGTCAGGAAGTAGTGAAGCCTCTAAGGAGATGCAAAATGTCGGGTTTGGcacaccaaggaaaaaaatagaattttggtCTAAAGCAGGCTATAACTGCATTTTATGCAAACAGttatttggaagaaaagagGATCTTTGTAATCATTGGCTGAATCATCATAATTGTGAAGACCCTTCCACCTTATGGACAATTTTTACTTTGGTATCAAAACAAGGAATTATTGAACTTTCTGATAATGGTGAATATTGA